A single Glycine soja cultivar W05 chromosome 14, ASM419377v2, whole genome shotgun sequence DNA region contains:
- the LOC114384484 gene encoding glutamate receptor 2.7-like has protein sequence MSSFPLLWVLLLLWVWSEAIANANNDYEIEGSNIECPILNSKIVVNIGAIIDLSSRVGKEQKTAMEVAMEDVNRQSCYKLALNFNNNTHGNPSPTILAADFANNKEVQVVIGTKLDASTLFHSIDESSKDVPIISLTSTASPEITPIPLPHFIQMGNDVTFHMHCIASIIHQFNWRKVTAIYEHNNFFASHSEILTRLSYSLRLVNAEIDHYVAFPSITTTLSNPIESYIEQELVRLKNKSNRVFLIIQSSLEFATLLLEKAKQMGIMEEGSVWIIADDVATHLDSLDSSVMFNMQGVVGCKTNFMEMSETFKRFKFMFRRKFGLEYPEEENSQLPSIFALRAYDAVWTITHALKKSQGNFSLSENILHSNHEGLSGKISFKDKMLLEPPTFKIVNVIGKGYKELANWSPGSGFSENLVEHMVVNTRRTSRAGSARVLLGSVDWPGGLKTVPKGWVYNSTEGRPLKIGVPAIDPCPQFVNVSHDKRLNETQFTGFSINVFESVVKRLPYHLPFVFVPFYGSYDQIVEQVNNKALDAAVGDIQVVEHRYAFAEFSHPYVESGIAMVVKVKPDRSKETWMFMDAFTKEMWMLMAVMHLFIAFVIWFIEGENNSELKSLGAILWFSVTTLFFVHREPVKSNLARAVLAPWLFAILIVTSSFTASLSSMMTVSHLEPSVPDIQTLLRTNAIIGCNKNTFLVHYLVDELKFQPENIRVFDSIHDFPRAFENKEIVASFTIAPHADVFLATYCKGYIKAGPTLKLGGLGFAFPKGSSLAIDVSRATLKAIETGEVQKLEEKMLSTTNCGSTNSKIQNEQLGPQPFFGLFTICGAIGLFGLLVTIVHFVKRNAQTFMNYISLLQLQRALQIMQIVEGIHPITMS, from the exons ATGTCTTCTTTTCCGTTATTGTGGGTACTCCTGCTTCTGTGGGTGTGGTCAGAAGCTATTGCTAATGCAAATAATGATTATGAAATAGAAGGCAGCAACATAGAGTGCCCAATATTGAACTCCAAGATTGTTGTGAATATTGGAGCAATCATAGACTTGAGTTCTCGAGTGGGAAAGGAGCAGAAGACAGCAATGGAAGTTGCAATGGAAGATGTAAATCGCCAAAGTTGTTATAAGCTTGCCTTGAACTTCAATAATAATACTCATGGGAACCCATCTCCTACTATATTGGCTGCTG ATTTTGCAAACAACAAGGAAGTGCAAgttgtcataggaacaaaactCGATGCATCAACATTATTCCACTCAATTGATGAAAGCTCCAAAGATGTCCCCATCATATCTCTAACCTCAACAGCTAGTCCAGAAATAACACCAATCCCATTGCCACACTTCATCCAAATGGGCAACGATGTCACCTTCCACATGCACTGCATTGCATCCATCATACACCAATTCAATTGGAGAAAGGTCACAGCAATTTACGAACACAACAACTTCTTTGCCTCTCATTCAGAGATATTAACAAGACTCTCCTATTCTCTCCGTCTAGTTAATGCTGAAATCGATCACTATGTTGCTTTTCCTTCAATAACAACCACTCTTTCAAACCCAATAGAAAGTTACATAGAACAAGAGCTTGTAAGGCTCAAGAACAAGAGCAATAGGGTGTTCTTGATTATTCAATCTTCCTTAGAGTTTGCCACATTGCTATTAGAGAAGGCAAAGCAAATGGGAATTATGGAAGAAGGGTCGGTGTGGATCATCGCTGATGATGTAGCTACTCATCTTGATTCATTGGATTCTTCTGTCATGTTTAACATGCAAGGTGTTGTGGGGTGCAAAACCAACTTCATGGAAATGAGTGAAACGTTCAAACGCTTCAAATTCATGTTTAGGAGAAAGTTTGGATTGGAATACCCTGAAGAAGAAAACTCCCAATTACCAAGTATCTTTGCTCTTAGGGCTTATGATGCTGTTTGGACCATTACTCATGCATTGAAGAAATCACAAGGGAACTTTTCCTtatcagaaaatattttacatagTAATCATGAGGGTCTTAGTGGGAAGATAAGCTTCAAGGACAAAATGTTATTGGAACCACCAACCTTTAAGATAGTTAATGTTATTGGAAAAGGTTACAAAGAGTTAGCAAATTGGTCACCAGGGTCTGGTTTCAGTGAGAACCTTGTAGAGCATATGGTAGTGAACACAAGAAGAACTAGTAGGGCTGGTTCTGCTAGAGTGCTTTTAGGTTCTGTGGATTGGCCTGGTGGGTTGAAAACAGTCCCAAAAGGTTGGGTTTACAATAGCACTGAAGGAAGACCTTTGAAAATTGGGGTTCCAGCCATTGATCCATGTCCTCAGTTTGTGAATGTGAGCCATGATAAGAGACTGAATGAAACCCAATTCACGGGTTTCTCTATCAATGTCTTTGAATCAGTTGTGAAACGCCTGCCATATCACCTGCCTTTTGTTTTTGTGCCATTCTATGGCTCTTATGATCAAATAGTTGAACAAGTGAACAATAAG GCCCTTGATGCTGCTGTTGGAGATATTCAAGTGGTGGAACATAGATATGCATTTGCCGAATTCTCTCATCCGTATGTTGAATCTGGTATAGCCATGGTGGTGAAAGTAAAGCCAGATAGATCCAAGGAAACCTGGATGTTTATGGATGCTTTCACAAAAGAAATGTGGATGTTGATGGCAGTGATGCACCTGTTCATAGCATTTGTAATCTGGTTCATTGAAGGTGAAAACAATTCAGAGTTGAAGAGTCTCGGGGCCATTCTCTGGTTTTCTGTCACCACATTATTCTTTGTACACA GAGAACCCGTGAAGAGCAACTTGGCTCGAGCTGTGCTAGCACCTTGGTTATTTGCTATTCTCATAGTGACTTCAAGTTTTACAGCGAGTCTTTCATCTATGATGACAGTGTCCCATCTTGAACCATCTGTGCCAGATATACAAACACTGCTGAGGACAAATGCAATCATAGGCTGCAACAAGAACACTTTTTTGGTCCATTACTTAGTTGATGAACTCAAATTCCAGCCAGAGAATATCAGGGTATTTGACTCCATCCATGATTTCCCAAGAGCCTTTGAGAACAAAGAAATTGTGGCTTCTTTTACCATTGCCCCTCATGCTGATGTCTTCCTAGCTACTTATTGCAAGGGCTACATCAAAGCAGGACCTACTTTGAAGCTTGGTGGATTAGGCTTT GCATTCCCAAAAGGCTCAAGTTTAGCAATTGACGTATCTCGAGCAACCCTAAAAGCTATAGAAACTGGAGAAGTGCAAAAATTAGAAGAGAAGATGTTGTCCACAACCAACTGTGGATCTACAAACAGCAAAATACAAAATGAGCAACTAGGCCCTCAACCTTTCTTTGGCCTATTTACCATTTGTGGAGCCATTGGTCTCTTTGGTTTGTTGGTAACCATTGTTCATTTTGTTAAAAGGAATGCACAAACATTTATGAATTACATATCATTGTTACAGTTACAAAGAGCATTGCAGATAATGCAAATAGTCGAGGGAATACACCCCATAACAATGAGCTAG